Proteins co-encoded in one Astyanax mexicanus isolate ESR-SI-001 chromosome 1, AstMex3_surface, whole genome shotgun sequence genomic window:
- the zgc:56095 gene encoding ferritin, lower subunit-like, translated as MQSVVKHNLHSESEGAINKLINIKLTASYTYLSLGMYFDRDDVALPNFSKYFLELSVKEREHAERLLGYQNMRGGRVLLQTIAKPTREDWRGGNDAISFSLEYQKTLNNSLLDVHRIAGKHTDPHLCDFLESHFLPDSHETIKKLGDYLSSLTRLTSSEPNGHMGEYLFDKHTL; from the exons ATGCAGTCTGTAGTTAAACACAACCTCCATTCAGAGAGTGAGGGAGCCATTAATAAGCTCATCAACATCAAGCTCACAGCGTCCTACACCTACTTGTCTTTG GGCATGTATTTTGACCGAGACGATGTGGCTCTGCCCAACTTCTCCAAATATTTTCTGGAGCTCTCTGTGAAGGAAAGGGAGCATGCTGAGCGTTTGCTGGGGTATCAAAACATGAGAGGTGGAAGAGTTCTTCTTCAGACTATTGCG AAGCCAACTCGTGAAGACTGGAGGGGAGGCAATGAtgccatttctttctctcttgagTACCAGAAAACTCTGAACAACTCTCTGCTGGATGTCCACCGCATAGCAGGCAAACACACTGACCCTCAT cTCTGTGACTTTCTGGAGAGCCACTTCCTTCCAGACAGCCACGAGACCATTAAGAAACTGGGCGACTACCTGAGCAGTCTGACACGCCTCACTTCAAGCGAGCCCAACGGCCACATGGGAGAATACCTGTTTGACAAGCACACTCTGTGA